From a region of the Zingiber officinale cultivar Zhangliang chromosome 4B, Zo_v1.1, whole genome shotgun sequence genome:
- the LOC121975136 gene encoding methionine gamma-lyase-like, translating to MAEIVPTTAFVIGKKRGAEEEEDGGAGDQWALLPKRTTVGDPVAALASARHEFGEHGGVNMSIEASATFTVMEADTMRRMFSGELGPDRDFFIYSRHFNPTVLNLSRQMAAIEGTEAAYCTASGMSAISAVLIQLCGAGGHVVASGRLYGGTHALLSHFLPYACGIRATFVDIDDLEAVRAAVIEGETKVLYVETISNPTLAVANVPRLSEIAREKGVKLVADNTFAPMVLSPARLGADVVIHSVSKFISGGADIIAGAICGPASLVNSMMDLHKGALMLMGPTMNAKVAFEISERLPHLSLRMKEHCNRALVYATRMRKMGLKVIYPGLDDHPHHSLLASLSNPGYGFGGLVCLDMVTEERANKLMHHLQNTTQFGLMAVSLGYYETLMSCSGSSTSSEMSPEERAQAGISPGLVRMSVGYSGTVEQRWSQFERALSLLHPLPKQQQQQPV from the exons ATGGCGGAGATTGTTCCTACGACGGCCTTCGTGATCGGCAAGAAGCGCGGcgctgaggaggaggaggatggtgGCGCCGGCGATCAGTGGGCCTTGTTGCCCAAGCGGACGACCGTAGGGGATCCGGTGGCGGCACTCGCAAGCGCGCGCCATGAGTTCGGGGAGCACGGCGGGGTTAACATGTCGATCGAGGCGTCGGCGACGTTCACGGTTATGGAGGCCGATACGATGCGCCGTATGTTCTCCGGCGAGCTCGGCCCCGACCGCGATTTCTTCATCTACAGCCGCCACTTCAACCCCACCGTCCTCAACCTCAGCCGTCAGATGGCGGCGATCGAGGGCACCGAGGCGGCCTACTGCACCGCCAGCGGCATGTCCGCCATCTCCGCCGTCCTGATCCAACTCTGCGGCGCCGGCGGTCACGTCGTCGCCTCCGGCCGCCTCTACGGCGGCACCCACGCCCTACTCTCGCACTTCCTCCCCTACGCCTGCGGGATCCGGGCTACGTTCGTCGACATCGACGATCTGGAGGCTGTGAGGGCGGCGGTTATCGAGGGGGAGACTAAGGTGCTGTACGTGGAGACAATCTCGAATCCGACGCTGGCGGTTGCCAACGTCCCACGTCTGAGCGAGATCGCGAGGGAGAAGGGGGTGAAACTGGTGGCGGACAACACCTTCGCCCCGATGGTGTTGTCGCCAGCGCGCCTCGGCGCCGACGTCGTCATCCACAGCGTCTCCAAGTTCATCAGCGGCGGCGCGGACATCATCGCAG GTGCAATCTGCGGTCCGGCGAGCCTTGTGAACTCGATGATGGATCTGCATAAGGGCGCCCTGATGCTGATGGGACCCACCATGAACGCGAAGGTAGCCTTCGAGATCTCGGAGCGGCTCCCCCACCTGTCCCTGCGCATGAAGGAGCACTGCAACCGCGCGCTGGTCTACGCCACCCGCATGCGCAAGATGGGATTGAAGGTCATCTACCCGGGCCTGGACGACCACCCGCACCACTCCCTCCTCGCCTCCCTCTCCAACCCCGGCTACGGCTTCGGCGGCCTGGTCTGCCTCGACATGGTCACCGAGGAGCGCGCAAATAAGCTGATGCACCACTTGCAGAACACCACGCAGTTCGGGCTGATGGCGGTCAGCCTCGGCTACTACGAGACTCTCATGTCATGCTCCGGCAGCAGCACCAGCAGCGAGATGAGCCCCGAGGAGCGCGCCCAGGCGGGCATTTCGCCTGGCCTCGTACGCATGTCCGTCGGCTACAGTGGCACGGTAGAGCAGCGCTGGAGCCAGTTCGAGCGGGCTCTTTCTCTCCTTCACCCTTTGCCCAAGCAGCAGCAACAGCAGCCTGTCTAA